From the genome of Leguminivora glycinivorella isolate SPB_JAAS2020 chromosome Z, LegGlyc_1.1, whole genome shotgun sequence, one region includes:
- the LOC125240724 gene encoding UDP-N-acetylglucosamine--peptide N-acetylglucosaminyltransferase 110 kDa subunit-like, which translates to MDYQCVVVYTVINIAPPRFDQNAEFSDGCITWLKNKIKRTVAVYLRSLKLSPNNGIIHGNLACCYYKQGLIDLAIDTYKRAIELQPNFPDAYCNLANALKEKGHVSEAEECYNVALSLCPSHVDTLNNLGNVKREQGRIEEATKLYLRALEFFPNFAATHSNLASLLQQQGKLKEALAHYKQAITIQPKFADAYSNMGNTLREMQDINGALACFRKAIDINPTFADAHCNLASIYKDLGIINNAIESYENALKLKPNFPDAYCNLAHCLQIICNWDGYNERMQNILAIVEDQLSNEKLLSVHPHHSILYPLSNETRKEIAARHATLYVDKVNMLKKIKFKFPKILHGRLKIGYVSSDFGNHPTSHLMQSIPGLHDSKRVEIFCYALNPDDGTTFRSKIKEESEHFVDLSSVTCNVIAAKKIYGDGIHILVNMNGYTKGARNEIFALRPAPIQVMWLGYPGTSGADYMDYIISDEIASPVSSARYFSEKLAFMPQTYFIGDHMQMFPHLKYQIRVTADIEKFEPTVAVINSPENFVDILLVKEEYEVIQFEKLPPIKVLTREINIPDKVIEVLNTSCQSQVFINDMAIYSGAAINNSNKKVASGEDILQNVIYTSRMQYKLPKDAIVYCNFNQLYKVDPGVMSMWVQILKEVPKSVLWLLSFPAAGEPNIRKAAEDLGLESGRIIFTKIACKEEHVRRGQLADVCLDTPLCNGHTTAMDVLWAGTPLVTMPGDTLASRVAASQLKTLNCPELIANSKMEYINIAVKLGLDLQYRRYVRAKVSEARFSSTLFDCKHYARGLESLYDKMWKQYQNGEEPVHMRTYT; encoded by the exons ATGGACTACCAATGCGTCGTTGTGTATACGGTCATTAACATCGCTCCGCCGCGGTTTGACCAAAATGCGGAATTTTCCGACGGCTGTATCACGTGGCttaaaaacaaaatcaaaaG AACGGTAGCAGTCTATCTCCGATCTTTGAAACTATCTCCCAACAATGGTATAATTCATGGCAATCTTGCTTGCTGCTACTACAAACAAGGTTTGATAGACCTCGCAATAGACACGTACAAGCGCGCCATAGAACTTCAGCCTAACTTTCCGGATGCCTACTGTAATCTAGCTAATGCTCTTAAAGAGAAAGGGCACGTCTCCGAGGCAGAAGAGTGCTATAACGTGGCTTTAAGCTTATGTCCCTCTCATGTTGACACTCTAAACAATCTCGGCAATGTGAAGAGGGAGCAAGGAAGAATTGAAGAGGCGACTAAGTTATACTTGAGAGCTTTAGAATTTTTTCCGAATTTCGCGGCCACTCATAGTAATCTGGCGTCCCTCTTGCAGCAACAAG GGAAGTTGAAAGAGGCATTAGCGCATTATAAGCAAGCTATAACTATACAGCCAAAGTTTGCCGATGCTTACAGTAACATGGGTAACACATTAAGAGAAATGCAAGATATAAATGGCGCTCTTGCTTGTTTCAGAAAAGCTATCGATATCAATCCTACTTTTGCTGACGCGCATTGCAACTTGGCAAGCATTTACAAAGATTTGGGTATAATTAATAATGCGATTGAATCATATGAAAACGCATTAAAACTTAAGCCGAACTTTCCTGACGCCTATTGCAATTTAGCACATTGTTTGCAAATCATCTGCAATTGGGATGGCTATAATGAGAGAATGCAGAACATTTTGGCGATAGTTGaagatcaattaagtaatgaaaaaTTACTTTCTGTACATCCACATCATTCCATTTTATACCCTTTGTCGAACGAAACCCGGAAGGAAATTGCCGCCCGACATGCTACCTTGTATGTGGATAAAGTaaacatgttgaaaaaaataaaatttaagttCCCCAAAATACTACATGGCAGGTTAAAAATAGGTTATGTTAGCAGTGATTTTGGAAACCACCCCACGTCACATCTCATGCAATCGATACCAGGACTGCACGACTCCAAACGGGTCGAAATATTTTGTTATGCTTTAAATCCAGATGATGGAACCACATTCCGTAGTAAGATTAAGGAAGAATCGGAACATTTTGTTGATTTATCTTCAGTGACATGTAATGTTATAGCGGCTAAGAAAATATATGGGGACGGAATTCATATATTGGTGAACATGAACGGATATACTAAGGGAGCGCGAAACGAAATTTTTGCTTTGAGACCAGCACCTATTCAAGTTATGTGGCTTGGGTATCCCGGCACCAGTGGAGCGGATTACATGGATTACATCATTAGTGATGAAATAGCATCCCCAGTATCATCAGCCAGATACTTCAGTGAAAAACTAGCTTTCATGCCACAAACTTATTTTATCGGAGATCATATGCAAATGTTTCCCCATTTGAAATACCAAATTAGAGTAACGGCTGATATTGAAAAATTTGAACCTACCGTTGCGGTAATCAATTCCCCCGAAAACTTTGTTGACATACTTCTAGTAAAAGAAGAGTATGAAGTTATACAGTTTGAGAAATTGCCACCTATTAAAGTGCTTACGAGAGAAATAAACATTCCAGATAAGGTTATTGAAGTTTTAAATACTTCTTGTCAATCGCAG GTATTTATCAATGATATGGCAATTTATAGTGGGGCCGCTATAAACAATAGTAACAAAAAAGTGGCTTCTGGAGAAGATATCCTACAAAATGTAATATATACATCAAGAATGCAGTACAAACTTCCAAAAGATGCTATTGTGTATTGTAACTTTAATCAGTTATATAAGGTAGACCCAGGTGTTATGAGCATGTGGGTACAAATATTGAAGGAAGTACCAAAAAGTGTTCTTTGGCTGTTGAGTTTTCCTGCTGCTGGCGAACCAAATATAAGAAAAGCTGCAGAAGATTTAG GTTTAGAgtcgggccgaattatttttactaaaatCGCGTGTAAAGAGGAGCACGTTCGCCGCGGGCAGCTGGCCGATGTTTGCCTGGACACGCCTCTGTGTAACGGGCACACCACGGCTATGGACGTGCTGTGGGCTGGCACTCCGCTAGTCACTATGCCCGGAGATACCCTAGCGTCAAG AGTGGCTGCTTCACAACTGAAAACATTAAACTGTCCAGAACTGATCGCAAACAGCAAGATGGAATACATTAATATTGCTGTGAAATTAGGTTTAGATTTACagta CCGTCGATACGTCCGAGCGAAAGTCTCCGAGGCCCGCTTCAGCAGTACTTTATTCGATTGTAAACATTACGCGCGCGGATTGGAGTCTTTATATGACAAAATGTGGAAGCAATATCAGAATGGAGAGGAACCAGTTCATATGAGAACGTATACATAA